In a genomic window of Sporosarcina trichiuri:
- a CDS encoding ABC transporter ATP-binding protein: MTTGKRLVHYALQFKGYFIGGMALLAVAVGADLLGPIIAKQIIDNHIAGSDSGGIDFSPIAKLLVIFFALAVVTAIFRYGQYIMLQATANRIVQKMRNELYRHIQTLPISYFDNLPAGKVVARVTNDTEAIRHLYVTVVSQFAISGMYIIGIYIALFSLDAKMGAILLFVLPLLYVWMILYRKFASKVNHVIRSKVSDMNGMINESINGMTIIQAFGREKQMEEEFEELNTTHYNYQTKLLKVEAATSHNLVNTIRSLTFVIFIWYFAGASFSAGSVISVGMLYAFVDYITRLFNPVTGIVNQFARLEHSLVAAERVFQLMDRAGEPVSDERMERYQGNVAFEDVWFAYKENEYVLKDINFEAKRGETVALVGHTGSGKSSIMNLLFRFYDPVKGKILIDGQDITALPRQTVRSHMGIVLQDPYLFTGTVESNISLRDPRITRDAVQEALDAVGGERVLEHLPGGIDEPVVEKGSTLSSGQRQLISFARALAFDPAILILDEATSNIDTETEEIIQHAMDVLKKGRTTFIIAHRLSTIKNADRILVLDRGEIKESGTHDELVALDGQYAQMYKLQSGISVS, translated from the coding sequence ATGACAACCGGTAAACGGCTCGTCCACTATGCATTGCAATTCAAAGGGTACTTCATCGGCGGCATGGCGCTGCTCGCCGTCGCGGTAGGCGCCGACCTGCTCGGGCCGATCATCGCGAAGCAGATCATCGATAACCATATCGCAGGCTCGGATTCCGGGGGCATCGACTTCTCTCCGATTGCGAAACTGCTCGTCATCTTCTTTGCCCTCGCCGTCGTGACGGCAATATTCCGCTACGGTCAGTACATCATGCTGCAGGCGACCGCGAACCGGATCGTGCAGAAGATGCGGAATGAGCTGTACCGGCACATCCAGACACTGCCGATCAGCTACTTCGATAATCTGCCTGCCGGAAAAGTGGTGGCACGTGTGACGAACGACACGGAAGCGATCCGCCATCTGTATGTGACAGTCGTCTCGCAGTTCGCGATCAGCGGCATGTACATTATCGGGATCTATATCGCCCTGTTCAGCCTGGATGCCAAAATGGGTGCCATCCTGCTGTTCGTCCTGCCGCTGCTCTATGTCTGGATGATTCTGTACCGGAAATTCGCCTCCAAGGTGAACCATGTCATCCGCTCGAAAGTGAGCGACATGAACGGGATGATCAATGAGTCCATCAACGGGATGACGATCATCCAGGCGTTCGGACGGGAAAAGCAGATGGAAGAGGAATTCGAGGAACTGAATACGACGCATTACAATTATCAGACGAAACTGCTGAAAGTCGAAGCGGCCACCTCACACAACCTGGTCAACACGATCCGGTCGCTGACGTTCGTCATCTTCATCTGGTATTTCGCTGGCGCATCATTTTCTGCGGGCAGTGTCATTTCTGTCGGGATGCTGTATGCATTCGTGGATTATATCACCCGGCTGTTCAACCCGGTGACGGGAATCGTCAACCAGTTTGCACGTCTTGAGCACTCGCTGGTTGCGGCGGAGCGTGTATTCCAGCTGATGGACCGTGCGGGAGAGCCGGTCAGCGACGAACGGATGGAACGTTATCAAGGGAATGTCGCCTTCGAAGACGTCTGGTTCGCCTATAAGGAAAATGAGTACGTGCTGAAAGATATCAATTTCGAAGCGAAGCGGGGAGAGACGGTCGCCCTGGTCGGACATACAGGATCAGGGAAGAGCTCGATCATGAACCTGCTGTTCCGCTTCTACGACCCGGTGAAAGGGAAGATCCTGATCGACGGGCAGGACATCACTGCGCTTCCGCGGCAGACTGTCCGCAGCCACATGGGGATCGTCCTGCAAGATCCGTACCTGTTTACAGGCACTGTCGAGTCCAACATCAGCCTGCGGGACCCGCGTATCACCCGGGATGCTGTCCAGGAAGCGCTCGATGCGGTCGGCGGCGAACGTGTGCTGGAACATCTGCCGGGCGGCATCGACGAGCCGGTCGTAGAGAAGGGCAGTACGCTGTCGAGCGGACAGCGCCAGCTCATCTCCTTCGCGCGTGCACTTGCATTCGATCCGGCCATCCTCATACTGGATGAAGCCACTTCGAACATCGATACCGAAACCGAGGAAATCATCCAGCATGCAATGGATGTCCTGAAGAAGGGCCGGACGACGTTCATCATCGCCCACCGCCTGTCGACCATCAAAAATGCCGACCGCATCCTCGTGCTTGACCGCGGAGAGATCAAAGAAAGCGGAACTCACGACGAATTGGTTGCATTGGACGGTCAATATGCCCAGATGTATAAACTGCAATCGGGCATTTCCGTTTCGTAA
- a CDS encoding MFS transporter — MNLIKDWVQTISSFNRNIKNFLLANVFIQIGLGVFMVMYNLYIRELGMPETVNGKVISMTALATAVMLVPAGFLSDRFGRKWLIAGGTALAMATLFLRSAAVLEGPIVFASLLTGVFMAFVQVSGIPFLAENSSPSERVKLFSIQFALVTVAQVAGSLAGGLLADALELLFKMETVDAIRWSLYIGAGIFALGLPPLFALKDRPPVPVQVREEAGTAPADAAADSFKRNFTLILHFSFAGLLIGLGSGLVVPYLNLYFANRFHASNSTIGLVLSLGSAMTAVAAMIGPILVKKVGKVKALIIFQLLSIPFLLLTAFTNSLLFASLGFLLRQALMNAGNPIQSAIAMELVTDKYRGLANSMNQTVFQLGWASMGPIATGLVVAQGFYWGYAVAFSITAGLYVVSSIYYYIVIGKQDLSAE, encoded by the coding sequence TTGAATCTCATCAAGGACTGGGTCCAGACGATTTCATCCTTTAATCGCAATATCAAAAATTTCCTGCTGGCGAATGTATTCATCCAGATCGGTCTTGGCGTGTTCATGGTCATGTATAACTTGTACATCCGGGAACTCGGCATGCCGGAAACGGTCAACGGGAAGGTCATTTCCATGACAGCTCTTGCGACGGCTGTCATGCTTGTGCCGGCCGGTTTCCTGAGTGACCGGTTCGGCAGGAAGTGGCTCATAGCCGGAGGGACCGCCCTTGCGATGGCCACGCTGTTCCTGCGGAGTGCCGCTGTTTTGGAAGGGCCGATCGTCTTCGCTTCCCTGCTGACGGGAGTGTTCATGGCATTTGTCCAGGTGTCTGGAATTCCGTTTCTTGCAGAGAACTCGTCGCCGTCCGAACGGGTCAAGCTGTTCAGCATACAATTCGCACTCGTGACGGTCGCGCAAGTGGCAGGGAGCCTGGCGGGAGGATTGCTCGCGGATGCGCTGGAACTGCTTTTCAAGATGGAGACGGTCGATGCGATCCGCTGGTCGCTGTATATCGGTGCAGGAATCTTTGCGCTCGGACTGCCCCCGCTGTTCGCCCTGAAAGATCGGCCGCCTGTGCCTGTGCAGGTCCGTGAAGAGGCCGGGACAGCACCCGCTGATGCGGCCGCCGACAGTTTCAAACGGAATTTTACGCTCATCCTCCATTTCTCATTCGCAGGACTGCTGATCGGTCTCGGCTCAGGGCTCGTCGTCCCTTATTTGAACTTGTACTTCGCCAACCGGTTCCATGCGTCCAATTCGACGATCGGACTTGTGCTGTCACTCGGTTCTGCCATGACGGCGGTGGCGGCGATGATCGGTCCCATACTGGTCAAGAAGGTGGGCAAAGTGAAAGCGCTCATCATTTTTCAGCTGCTGTCGATTCCGTTCCTCCTGCTCACAGCCTTCACGAATTCACTGCTGTTCGCATCGCTCGGTTTCCTGCTCCGGCAGGCACTCATGAATGCCGGCAATCCGATCCAGAGTGCCATCGCCATGGAACTGGTGACCGATAAGTACCGGGGGCTCGCAAATTCCATGAACCAGACGGTATTCCAGCTCGGCTGGGCATCGATGGGCCCGATTGCCACGGGTCTCGTAGTGGCGCAGGGGTTCTATTGGGGATATGCCGTCGCATTTTCCATCACGGCAGGTCTGTATGTCGTTTCATCCATCTACTATTACATTGTGATCGGCAAGCAGGACTTATCCGCCGAATGA
- a CDS encoding DUF5342 family protein encodes MLQHFKVQPMFAGGQLPGWTFSFHLGPDRYTGDYLPDGTIRWTGSIPDDEDKVKKMVHELMIFHVYE; translated from the coding sequence ATGCTTCAGCACTTCAAAGTCCAGCCGATGTTTGCAGGCGGACAGCTTCCGGGATGGACTTTCTCCTTCCACCTGGGCCCGGATCGCTACACCGGCGACTATCTTCCCGACGGAACGATCCGGTGGACAGGCAGCATACCGGATGATGAGGATAAAGTGAAGAAGATGGTCCATGAACTGATGATTTTCCATGTATATGAATAA
- a CDS encoding ferritin family protein — MFVAKLKSAIHEEYKAYFLYRSLYDTVEKPMWKDFIRHMYEDEKSHYEMFQQLHYMLTGSYVANPKRPAPCYDVKACVQQALLDELEAVETYKEMLLSIPIQDAYNPLFIAMQDEMEHAIRLSVIYNGLQ, encoded by the coding sequence ATGTTCGTTGCCAAACTGAAATCGGCCATCCATGAGGAATACAAAGCGTATTTCCTATACCGGTCGCTGTACGATACAGTCGAGAAGCCGATGTGGAAAGACTTCATCCGCCATATGTATGAAGACGAAAAAAGCCACTATGAGATGTTCCAGCAGCTCCATTATATGCTGACCGGCAGTTATGTTGCCAATCCGAAACGTCCGGCTCCCTGCTATGACGTCAAAGCATGCGTCCAACAGGCGCTTCTTGATGAACTGGAAGCAGTTGAAACCTATAAGGAGATGCTGCTGTCCATACCGATCCAGGACGCCTATAACCCGCTGTTCATCGCCATGCAGGATGAGATGGAGCACGCGATCCGGCTGTCGGTCATCTACAATGGACTTCAGTGA
- a CDS encoding ABC transporter substrate-binding protein, protein MERTVTDALGRTVTYTYPPKRIVSLCPAVTDTLFALGLADETAGRTRFCIHPSPDVLDVPAVAGTKDLKLDRILELQPDLIIAEKEENTKEMVETLEPHVPVYVAEVQSIEDAYRMMIDIGDITGRLPEGRQLAEKAKAGFQTLEGTVSGDVLYVIWKKPYMAAGRTTYIQSVLEHLGFTNAAARFLGRYPALEPKDIQDLDPSVVLLASEPYPFKQKHIKEFQEILPNSLILPVDGEMFWYGPRMLEAVHYFSSLLSDMQHE, encoded by the coding sequence ATGGAGCGGACAGTTACGGACGCACTCGGCCGGACGGTCACGTATACATACCCGCCGAAGCGGATCGTGTCCCTATGTCCTGCTGTGACGGACACCCTGTTCGCACTCGGACTGGCGGATGAAACGGCGGGACGCACCCGGTTCTGCATCCACCCTTCTCCGGATGTGCTGGACGTTCCGGCGGTGGCCGGGACGAAAGATCTGAAACTCGATCGGATCCTGGAATTGCAACCCGATCTGATCATCGCCGAGAAGGAAGAGAATACGAAAGAAATGGTGGAAACGCTTGAACCGCATGTGCCTGTCTACGTGGCGGAAGTACAGTCCATCGAAGACGCCTATCGGATGATGATAGACATCGGCGATATAACCGGCCGTCTGCCCGAAGGTCGGCAGCTGGCAGAGAAGGCGAAAGCAGGATTCCAAACGCTGGAAGGAACCGTATCAGGTGACGTGCTCTATGTCATCTGGAAGAAGCCGTATATGGCTGCCGGGAGGACGACATACATCCAGTCGGTTCTGGAGCACCTCGGCTTCACGAATGCTGCGGCACGATTTCTCGGGCGTTATCCGGCACTTGAGCCGAAAGACATCCAAGACCTGGATCCTTCAGTAGTCCTTTTGGCTTCCGAGCCGTATCCATTCAAGCAGAAGCACATCAAGGAATTTCAGGAGATCCTGCCGAATTCCCTGATTCTCCCAGTAGACGGCGAGATGTTCTGGTACGGTCCGAGGATGCTGGAAGCCGTCCATTACTTCAGCAGCCTGCTGTCCGATATGCAGCACGAGTGA
- a CDS encoding DUF445 domain-containing protein, translated as MDFLWVLLFMALIGALIGGFTNHLAIKMLFRPHEAKYIGKWHIPFTPGLIPKRRDELAVQLGKTVTNYLLTPETFRKRLLTPEMAKKTETFLQGKLEKEILLSDRTLADWLELGGVHGMERKIDQKAGQLIDERFQAVKTAVLSGTVEETVPAKWLEQAEEHIPSLTSYILGRADGFVDSYEGKVMFQRLITDFLESKGTLGGMVKMLFGDSNSLVEKVQREARKFIAAPGTTQLIETMLTNEWTKLKQRPMAELAGGFDWEGLGTSLRNYALDELDAAGRLAQPIRHYWADGAAWTAEHLTPQLVEFAFAQAEVQLEQSLKRLKLDQIVKEQVDTFPVAVLEDLVLGISRREFKMITVLGALLGGIIGIVQGLIVYFTNLT; from the coding sequence ATGGATTTTCTATGGGTACTGCTGTTCATGGCGCTGATCGGGGCACTGATCGGCGGCTTTACAAACCACCTGGCGATCAAGATGCTGTTCCGTCCGCATGAAGCGAAATATATAGGCAAGTGGCATATCCCCTTCACACCGGGTCTCATTCCGAAACGCCGGGATGAACTGGCTGTCCAGCTCGGCAAGACGGTCACAAATTATCTGCTGACGCCGGAAACGTTCCGGAAACGCCTGCTGACACCTGAAATGGCGAAGAAGACCGAGACGTTCCTGCAAGGTAAATTGGAGAAGGAGATCCTCTTGTCGGACAGGACGCTCGCGGACTGGCTGGAACTCGGCGGCGTGCACGGAATGGAACGGAAGATCGACCAAAAGGCCGGTCAGCTGATCGATGAACGGTTCCAGGCGGTCAAGACGGCTGTATTGTCCGGAACAGTTGAGGAGACAGTCCCGGCCAAGTGGCTGGAGCAGGCGGAAGAGCATATCCCGTCACTCACTTCCTACATACTCGGAAGGGCGGACGGCTTTGTGGACAGCTATGAAGGCAAGGTGATGTTCCAGCGGCTGATCACGGATTTCCTTGAATCGAAAGGAACGCTCGGCGGCATGGTCAAAATGCTGTTCGGCGATTCGAATTCGCTGGTTGAGAAGGTGCAGCGGGAAGCGAGGAAGTTCATCGCCGCACCTGGGACGACGCAGTTGATCGAAACGATGCTGACGAATGAATGGACCAAGCTGAAACAGCGTCCGATGGCAGAACTCGCTGGCGGGTTCGACTGGGAAGGGCTCGGCACATCCCTGCGCAATTATGCGCTGGATGAGCTGGATGCAGCCGGCCGTCTGGCACAGCCGATCCGCCATTATTGGGCGGACGGGGCTGCCTGGACCGCAGAACATCTTACACCGCAGCTCGTCGAGTTCGCGTTTGCACAGGCGGAAGTCCAGCTCGAGCAGTCCTTGAAGAGATTGAAACTCGACCAGATCGTCAAAGAACAGGTCGATACGTTCCCGGTAGCCGTCCTCGAGGATCTTGTGCTCGGCATCTCGAGACGGGAGTTCAAAATGATCACTGTTCTTGGTGCACTGCTCGGCGGTATCATTGGAATTGTACAAGGACTCATTGTATACTTTACCAATCTGACGTAA
- a CDS encoding YlbF family regulator translates to MAVNIYDDINTLESSLRATDEFEGVKEAIERVKQDKQALELFRNFREIQMTLQQKQMAGEEIQPDELEHAQKTAQLSQQNPKIMEMLEAEMKLSGIIDEINRILMKPVQDLYETMN, encoded by the coding sequence ATGGCAGTCAACATCTATGACGACATCAACACATTGGAAAGCTCACTTCGCGCAACAGACGAATTTGAAGGCGTGAAAGAAGCGATCGAGCGCGTAAAACAAGATAAGCAAGCATTGGAACTGTTCCGTAATTTCCGTGAGATCCAGATGACGCTCCAGCAGAAGCAGATGGCAGGGGAAGAGATCCAGCCGGACGAATTGGAGCACGCGCAGAAGACGGCGCAGCTGTCCCAGCAGAACCCGAAGATCATGGAAATGCTTGAAGCGGAGATGAAATTGAGCGGTATCATCGATGAAATCAACCGCATCCTCATGAAACCTGTGCAGGACCTGTACGAAACAATGAATTGA
- a CDS encoding coproporphyrinogen III oxidase: MQMIALQGDFKEDWKRMFIHLANLFFEETHICREGESGSLTFRFEEQAAEGQLSVKGFLSADERTFEASFTEKAEGGTEKERNRQWKRLYSHVFLETLEAYTGITQEWGILTGIRPTKLYHTYLQKGLSQEEAKGLLMSKHRVSRRKADLLEKIADVQLEAVPDLYRLEREVSIYIGIPFCPTKCAYCTFPAYAIHRKNGRVENFLDGLHEEIRQLGEWLERRQIRVTTIYFGGGTPTSIEAEEMDALYEVMAESFPFMEHVREVTVEAGRPDTITPAKIDVLKKWGIDRISVNPQSYTDETLKAIGRHHTVQETIDKFKLSRSMGMKNINMDLIIGLPNEGTEEFRHSLAETGKLQPESLTIHTLSFKRASEMTRNKKKYEVADRPTAEEMMRLGEQWTEENGYVPYYLYRQKNILGNLENVGYSKPGEESIYNIMIMEEVQSIIGIGCGASSKFRDPATGRITQFQNPKDPAAYILSYQESMEKKLELLDEIFPETVTN; this comes from the coding sequence ATGCAAATGATCGCGCTGCAGGGCGATTTCAAAGAAGATTGGAAGCGGATGTTCATCCACCTGGCGAATTTGTTTTTCGAGGAGACCCATATTTGCCGGGAAGGTGAGTCCGGCAGCCTGACGTTCCGTTTTGAAGAACAGGCGGCAGAAGGACAGCTTTCTGTAAAAGGCTTCCTTTCAGCGGATGAACGCACATTCGAAGCATCATTCACCGAAAAGGCGGAAGGCGGCACGGAAAAGGAACGGAACCGTCAATGGAAACGGCTGTATTCCCATGTGTTCCTTGAAACGCTCGAGGCGTACACTGGTATAACGCAGGAGTGGGGCATCCTGACGGGAATCAGACCGACGAAGCTGTATCATACCTATTTGCAGAAGGGGCTGAGCCAGGAAGAGGCCAAGGGTCTGCTGATGTCGAAACACCGGGTGTCTCGCAGGAAGGCAGACCTGCTGGAGAAGATTGCTGATGTGCAGCTGGAAGCCGTTCCGGACCTGTACAGACTGGAACGGGAGGTCAGCATCTACATCGGTATTCCATTCTGCCCGACGAAATGCGCCTACTGTACGTTTCCTGCGTATGCCATCCACCGGAAAAACGGGCGGGTGGAAAATTTCCTGGACGGTCTGCACGAAGAGATCCGTCAGCTCGGCGAATGGCTCGAGCGCCGGCAGATCCGTGTGACGACGATCTATTTCGGCGGCGGCACGCCGACATCCATCGAAGCGGAGGAGATGGACGCGCTGTACGAAGTGATGGCCGAATCCTTCCCGTTCATGGAGCACGTACGGGAAGTGACCGTGGAAGCCGGACGTCCGGATACGATCACCCCGGCAAAGATCGACGTGCTGAAGAAGTGGGGCATCGACCGGATCAGTGTGAACCCGCAATCCTATACCGACGAAACCCTGAAAGCGATCGGCCGCCATCACACCGTCCAGGAGACGATCGACAAGTTCAAATTGTCACGCTCGATGGGCATGAAGAACATTAACATGGACCTGATCATCGGCCTGCCGAACGAAGGGACGGAGGAGTTCCGTCATTCACTCGCGGAAACCGGAAAACTTCAGCCGGAGTCCCTGACAATCCATACGCTGTCGTTCAAGCGGGCATCCGAAATGACACGCAACAAAAAGAAGTACGAAGTGGCAGACCGTCCGACCGCTGAAGAGATGATGAGACTCGGTGAACAATGGACAGAGGAGAACGGCTACGTCCCTTACTACTTGTACCGCCAGAAAAACATCCTCGGCAATCTTGAAAACGTCGGCTATTCCAAGCCCGGTGAAGAGAGCATCTACAATATCATGATCATGGAAGAGGTCCAGTCGATCATCGGCATCGGCTGCGGAGCATCCAGTAAATTCCGCGACCCTGCAACGGGCCGCATCACGCAATTCCAGAATCCGAAAGACCCGGCTGCGTATATCTTGTCGTATCAGGAGTCGATGGAGAAGAAGCTGGAGCTGCTGGATGAAATCTTTCCGGAAACCGTCACGAATTAA
- a CDS encoding enoyl-CoA hydratase — protein sequence MFQTIILTKNGRHASLTLNRPESMNAMDDIMMAELAAAFESLKDDQDVQLLTIRGAGRTFSAGGDIKKMADPASPMDMTDVMKSITRLSRALYLLPQITIAAVHGSAAGLGFTLALACDIIIAEEDSKLAMNFIGIGLVPDGGGHFYLKERIGAANAKKMIWAGDVLDAKTAKAAGLVDELVPSGQSGQAATHLVSSLLKSPLSAMMATKRILHGSNEAELTDILDREAAAQIAMRQTADHMEGIRSFIEKRKPVFEGK from the coding sequence ATGTTTCAGACAATTATACTTACAAAAAACGGCAGGCACGCATCCTTGACGCTGAATCGTCCGGAGTCGATGAATGCCATGGATGATATCATGATGGCTGAACTAGCAGCTGCGTTCGAATCACTGAAGGATGATCAAGATGTCCAGCTGCTGACAATCCGGGGGGCAGGCCGGACGTTTTCGGCGGGCGGAGATATAAAAAAGATGGCGGATCCCGCATCACCGATGGACATGACAGACGTGATGAAGTCGATCACACGTTTATCGAGAGCATTATATCTGCTCCCGCAGATCACGATTGCGGCTGTCCACGGATCGGCCGCCGGGCTCGGATTCACACTGGCGCTTGCGTGTGATATCATCATCGCGGAAGAGGACAGCAAGCTTGCGATGAACTTCATCGGAATTGGTCTTGTTCCGGATGGGGGCGGCCACTTCTACCTGAAAGAACGGATCGGTGCCGCGAACGCCAAGAAGATGATTTGGGCCGGCGACGTGCTCGATGCGAAAACAGCGAAGGCGGCGGGTCTCGTCGACGAGCTCGTGCCGAGCGGCCAATCCGGGCAGGCCGCAACTCATCTGGTGTCTTCCCTGCTGAAGTCGCCGCTGTCCGCCATGATGGCAACGAAACGGATCCTGCATGGAAGCAATGAGGCTGAACTGACGGACATCCTGGACAGGGAGGCTGCCGCTCAGATTGCGATGAGGCAGACAGCCGACCATATGGAAGGGATCCGGTCATTCATCGAAAAAAGAAAACCTGTTTTTGAAGGGAAGTAA
- a CDS encoding STAS domain-containing protein has translation MGNAEIRPDVKRFIADHRDEFERQLLIEAVTVNDKIGEILRIGNIDLINNAHKLVTFVSEAQQDELVAFAKVEGIAWAKHSLTLYFKLEWVSAIRRTMWKFIRQYIEQYKKDFTAGQFFELEKKINSRLDVFLNEFFLSYSRYKDEQITSQRELVEDLSVPIIPITETISILPLIGKLDYFRTTVIQEKVLFEISRMHIQRLILDMSGIAEMEDEVIDNLGKVIDSTKLMGCEVVITGLRPDVVRKMAVLGREFDSGTETLGTLQQAIQWYL, from the coding sequence GTGGGGAACGCGGAAATCCGGCCGGATGTTAAGAGGTTCATCGCCGATCACCGTGACGAGTTTGAAAGGCAGCTGCTGATCGAAGCAGTTACGGTGAATGACAAGATAGGTGAAATACTCCGGATCGGCAATATCGACCTTATCAATAATGCACATAAACTCGTCACCTTTGTCAGTGAGGCCCAGCAGGATGAACTGGTCGCTTTCGCGAAAGTGGAAGGGATCGCCTGGGCGAAGCATTCGCTGACACTCTATTTTAAACTGGAATGGGTATCAGCCATCCGCCGCACCATGTGGAAATTCATCCGCCAGTATATCGAGCAGTATAAGAAAGACTTTACAGCCGGCCAGTTTTTCGAGTTGGAGAAGAAAATCAACTCCAGGCTGGATGTCTTCCTGAATGAGTTCTTCCTCAGCTATTCACGCTACAAGGACGAGCAGATCACATCACAGCGGGAACTTGTGGAAGACTTGTCGGTACCGATCATACCGATCACTGAAACGATAAGCATCCTGCCGCTCATCGGCAAATTGGATTATTTCCGGACGACGGTCATCCAGGAGAAGGTGCTGTTCGAAATCAGCCGGATGCATATCCAGCGGCTGATCCTGGATATGTCAGGGATCGCTGAAATGGAAGACGAGGTCATCGACAATCTGGGGAAAGTGATTGACAGCACGAAACTGATGGGATGCGAAGTCGTCATCACCGGACTGCGGCCGGATGTTGTACGCAAGATGGCGGTGCTCGGACGGGAATTCGACAGCGGCACGGAAACGCTCGGTACGCTCCAGCAAGCCATCCAATGGTATTTGTAA
- the mgsA gene encoding methylglyoxal synthase, whose product MKIALIAHDEKKDEMVNFAIAYESIFKKFTLYATGTTGKRIMDETDLTVNRMNSGPLGGDQQIGAMIATGELDLILFFRDPLTAQPHEPDVSALLRLCDVYGIPLATNIATAELLIRAVEKGYFEWRTTADKYKQKTLARFERG is encoded by the coding sequence TTGAAGATTGCATTGATTGCACACGACGAGAAGAAAGACGAAATGGTGAATTTCGCCATTGCCTATGAATCGATTTTCAAGAAATTCACGCTGTACGCGACGGGGACAACCGGAAAACGGATCATGGATGAGACGGATCTGACCGTCAATCGGATGAATTCGGGACCTCTTGGCGGTGATCAGCAGATCGGTGCGATGATTGCGACCGGCGAGCTGGATCTCATCTTGTTCTTCCGGGACCCGCTGACGGCGCAGCCCCATGAGCCGGACGTCAGCGCCCTGCTGAGGCTCTGTGATGTGTACGGCATCCCGCTCGCCACCAATATCGCGACGGCCGAACTGCTGATCCGGGCTGTCGAAAAAGGATATTTCGAATGGCGAACGACTGCCGATAAATACAAACAAAAAACGCTTGCCCGCTTTGAACGCGGATAA
- a CDS encoding YhzD family protein has product MRTYKLTAYEKDGTLITDESFTAETDEAAKVIGREMIEKQNLSNQTHRLASPAGKLLLFHV; this is encoded by the coding sequence ATGAGAACTTACAAACTGACAGCGTATGAAAAGGACGGAACACTGATCACGGACGAATCATTCACAGCAGAGACCGACGAGGCCGCAAAAGTCATCGGCCGTGAAATGATCGAGAAGCAGAACCTGTCCAATCAGACACACCGGCTCGCATCGCCGGCAGGCAAACTGCTGCTGTTCCACGTATGA
- a CDS encoding helix-turn-helix transcriptional regulator: MENKIRERRTEHSWTQDDLAEKLDVSRQTIISLEKGRYNPSLILAFKIAKLFGCRIEDIFIPEEE; this comes from the coding sequence CTGGAGAATAAGATCAGGGAACGGCGGACCGAGCATAGCTGGACGCAAGATGACCTTGCGGAAAAACTGGATGTTTCCAGACAGACAATCATTTCACTTGAAAAAGGCCGTTACAATCCGTCGCTCATCCTGGCATTTAAGATCGCGAAGCTGTTCGGCTGCAGGATAGAGGATATTTTCATACCCGAGGAGGAATGA
- a CDS encoding LPXTG cell wall anchor domain-containing protein — protein MYDNFNIWTFLAGLPLGLLIAGAVWLLTRRKLKKERAFDERYRTIHRHARSISWMATTAAVLAAWMIVLIVQGPKLAFFLLTGIWVVHMLSYMIGAAVASSQN, from the coding sequence ATGTATGATAATTTCAATATATGGACATTTCTGGCGGGACTGCCGCTTGGGCTTCTGATTGCCGGAGCGGTGTGGCTGCTGACACGGAGAAAGCTGAAGAAGGAACGCGCCTTCGACGAACGGTACAGGACCATCCACCGTCACGCACGTTCGATTTCATGGATGGCGACGACTGCGGCAGTGCTGGCTGCCTGGATGATTGTGCTGATTGTGCAGGGACCGAAACTTGCATTCTTTCTGCTGACCGGTATTTGGGTTGTGCACATGCTCTCCTATATGATCGGCGCCGCTGTTGCATCCAGCCAAAATTGA